A single region of the Lycium barbarum isolate Lr01 chromosome 2, ASM1917538v2, whole genome shotgun sequence genome encodes:
- the LOC132627218 gene encoding probable galacturonosyltransferase 10: MRRRNSDFRRPVRRRFSNVFWLTVCGLAILLLIILLSRETRDSSSRLAYTKRPYRHDRIADGLNITEEMLRPESVARQINDQISLAKAILVIAKESNNLQFAWELSAQIRNSQMLLSNAASRRNPLTNRESESAIRDMALLLYQAQQLHYDSATMFMRLKAKIQSLEEQTNSFSEKSSKYGQIAAEEVPKSLYCLGVRLTAEWFRSSNLQRKPKEEKQAAAKLVDTGLYHFCVFSDNILATSVVVNSTAMHSKNPDMVVFHLVTDEVNYAAMKAWFTMNSFRGVTVDVQKIEDFSWLNASYVPVLKQLQDSDTQNYYFSGNHENSRTPIKFRNPKYLSMLNHLRFYIPEVFPALKKVVFLDDDVVVQKDLSGLFSTDLNGNVNGAVETCMETFHRYHKYLNYSHPLIRQHFDPDACGWAFGMNVFDLVEWRKRNVTGIYHYWQEKNVDRTLWKLGTLPPGLLTFYGLTEALNPSWHVLGFGYTNVDPKLIEKGAVLHFNGNSKPWLKIGIEKYKPLWDKYVDYGHPLLQQCNFH, translated from the coding sequence AGACCATATAGACATGACAGAATTGCGGATGGTCTCAACATCACTGAAGAAATGCTGAGGCCTGAATCGGTGGCAAGGCAAATTAATGATCAGATTTCTCTTGCAAAGGCAATTCTTGTAATTGCAAAAGAAAGCAACAACCTTCAATTTGCATGGGAACTAAGTGCTCAAATCCGCAACTCACAGATGCTTCTTTCTAATGCTGCTTCCAGAAGAAATCCCTTGACAAACAGAGAATCAGAAAGTGCAATTCGAGATATGGCACTTCTGCTCTACCAAGCACAGCAACTTCACTATGACAGTGCAACCATGTTTATGAGACTGAAAGCTAAAATCCAAAGCCTTGAAGAACAGACGAATTCCTTCAGCGAGAAGAGTTCAAAATATGGACAAATAGCTGCTGAAGAAGTCCCTAAAAGTCTGTACTGCCTTGGTGTCCGGTTAACAGCTGAATGGTTCAGAAGTTCCAATTTGCAGAGAAAACCCAAGGAAGAAAAGCAAGCAGCTGCCAAACTTGTGGACACCGGTTTGTATCATTTCTGTGTATTCTCAGACAACATCCTTGCAACTTCAGTTGTGGTGAATTCAACAGCTATGCATTCCAAGAATCCTGATATGGTGGTCTTCCACCTCGTAACGGACGAGGTGAACTATGCTGCAATGAAGGCATGGTTCACCATGAATAGTTTCCGAGGAGTGACTGTTGATGTACAAAAGATTGAAGACTTTAGTTGGTTAAATGCTTCGTATGTACCTGTTCTCAAACAACTTCAAGATTCTGACACACAGAACTACTACTTTTCTGGCAACCATGAGAACAGCCGAACTCCAATCAAGTTCAGAAACCCTAAATATCTATCGATGCTTAACCATCTGAGATTCTATATCCCAGAAGTTTTTCCTGCACTTAAGAAGGTTGTATTTCTTGATGATGATGTTGTAGTGCAGAAGGATCTTTCAGGCCTATTCTCCACAGACTTGAATGGCAATGTAAATGGTGCAGTAGAAACTTGTATGGAGACATTCCACAGATATCACAAGTACCTAAATTATTCTCACCCACTTATACGTCAACATTTTGATCCTGATGCATGTGGGTGGGCCTTCGGGATGAATGTTTTCGATTTGGTTGAGTGGCGAAAAAGGAATGTTACTGGCATATATCATTACTGGCAAGAAAAGAACGTGGACCGCACTTTGTGGAAGCTTGGCACTTTACCACCTGGACTGCTGACCTTCTATGGATTGACAGAGGCTTTGAATCCCTCATGGCATGTCTTAGGTTTTGGTTACACGAATGTCGATCCCAAATTGATAGAAAAGGGAGCTGTGCTGCACTTTAATGGTAACTCAAAACCCTGGTTGAAGATTGGTATTGAGAAGTACAAGCCGCTCTGGGACAAATATGTTGATTATGGTCATCCTTTATTACAACAATGCAATTTTCACTAA
- the LOC132627216 gene encoding F-box only protein 8-like, whose amino-acid sequence MVGRRHLPEDILVDILLRLPVEPLLRFRCVSKRWYALIKSPSFIEKHFHHKNNRARLLICNLTMSLDEGMSIDFSLLPDKIVPDVHPELKILHQLRRVTGFNSVAGPVDGLFLLEKVEPNPEDDNSLALWNPATREFWPLPPVTFELQPFRDQNYQFALGFDPSARDYKVLWIRQFWDDVSPNCLVNVYSLRNNSWKNLKPEFPYCCSLHNPIGATHLNGVYYWLSGRLDNKSCRICSFDMCSEQFGEMQGPVFPNAQWGKLMLRGDSLALVVGVDPCKPTSIYDVWVMNQHESSWTKVLTVQPLIKVSHLPRGVGEDDKMIFQIDETSQLVLYDPTTRQITDLGFQLDLIYGRSWVSNYKESLVPIRRGNDSQGEDNAVEQIEQFFNRFEKAYGPRGCYLKN is encoded by the coding sequence ATGGTTGGTAGACGTCATTTACCAGAAGATATATTAGTGGATATTCTATTGAGGTTGCCTGTGGAACCACTCTTGCGTTTCAGATGTGTGTCCAAGCGTTGGTATGCTCTCATTAAAAGTCCGAGTTTCATAGAAAAGCATTTTCATCACAAGAACAATCGTGCCCGTCTCCTCATTTGTAACTTAACAATGTCATTAGATGAAGGAATGTCCATTGATTTCTCCTTACTTCCCGACAAAATAGTTCCAGATGTTCACCCTGAACTAAAAATTCTCCATCAGCTTCGGAGGGTCACTGGTTTCAACTCCGTTGCTGGCCCAGTTGATGGCCTATTCTTACTGGAGAAAGTGGAGCCTAACCCTGAAGATGATAATAGCTTGGCTTTGTGGAATCCGGCCACCAGAGAGTTCTGGCCTCTGCCTCCTGTGACTTTTGAGCTTCAGCCATTCAGAGATCAGAATTATCAATTTGCATTAGGGTTTGACCCGTCGGCCCGGGATTATAAGGTTCTATGGATTCGACAATTTTGGGATGATGTTTCCCCTAATTGCTTGGTCAATGTCTATTCCTTACGCAACAACTCGTGGAAGAACCTGAAACCTGAATTTCCTTACTGTTGTAGCTTACACAATCCCATTGGTGCCACACATCTCAATGGGGTATATTATTGGCTCTCTGGGCGCCTAGACAACAAAAGCTGCCGCATATGCTCATTTGACATGTGCAGCGAACAATTTGGGGAGATGCAAGGACCAGTTTTTCCAAATGCACAGTGGGGAAAGCTCATGTTGCGCGGTGACTCACTTGCTCTCGTAGTTGGTGTTGACCCTTGTAAACCAACATCCATATATGATGTGTGGGTAATGAACCAACACGAGAGTAGTTGGACCAAAGTTCTTACTGTTCAACCTCTAATAAAAGTTTCTCATTTGCCTCGTGGAGTCGGGGAGGATGATAAGATGATTTTCCAAATAGATGAAACTTCACAACTGGTGCTATATGACCCTACAACAAGACAAATTACAGATCTTGGGTTTCAGCTGGACTTAATCTATGGTCGCTCTTGGGTTTCCAATTACAAGGAGAGCCTAGTTCCAATAAGGAGAGGAAATGACAGCCAGGGCGAGGATAATGCAGTTGAGCAGATTGAGCAGTTCTTCAATAGGTTCGAAAAAGCATACGGGCCTCGTGGTTGTTACTTGAAGAATTAA